In Uranotaenia lowii strain MFRU-FL chromosome 2, ASM2978415v1, whole genome shotgun sequence, one genomic interval encodes:
- the LOC129746154 gene encoding nuclear pore complex protein Nup160 homolog isoform X1, whose amino-acid sequence MRKAAALIAYEKAMRCQLECNSLVFLKMRCEVLLKCINALNLAASDYTWIVKPSVSTYGGATRLEESDTKIVIVDLVDIRKELIITQTVLEIFKQLDDYKAVLNVDTNELLVILANAKLYTTAFKLANMLGKSLTMIYESLAASCAMCACRKLRTILIGCIKTKNLF is encoded by the exons ATGCGAAAGG CAGCAGCTCTCATTGCCTACGAAAAAGCCATGCGTTGTCAGCTGGAGTGCAACTCGCTCGTATTTCTGAAGATGCGTTGCGAAGTGCTGCTCAAGTGCATCAATGCGCTCAATCTAGCGGCATCGGATTATACCTGGATTGTGAAGCCATCAGTTTCCACATATGGCGGTGCTACCAGATTAGAAGAATCGGACACCAAAATCGTGATTGTTGATCTGGTAGATATTCGGAAGGAGTTAATAATAACCCAGACGgtgttggaaattttcaaacagctgGACGACTATAAAGCTGTGCTGAATGTCGATACCAACGAGCTGCTGGTGATTTTAGCTAACGCTAAACTGTATACCACGGCCTTCAAGCTGGCCAACATGTTGGGCAAAAGCCTCACTATGATCTATGAAAGCCTGGCAGCATCCTGCGCTATGTGCGCTTGCAGGAAACTGCGGACAATTTTGATTGGCTGCATAAAAACGAAG AATCTGTTCTAA
- the LOC129746154 gene encoding nuclear pore complex protein Nup160 homolog isoform X2, whose amino-acid sequence MRKAALIAYEKAMRCQLECNSLVFLKMRCEVLLKCINALNLAASDYTWIVKPSVSTYGGATRLEESDTKIVIVDLVDIRKELIITQTVLEIFKQLDDYKAVLNVDTNELLVILANAKLYTTAFKLANMLGKSLTMIYESLAASCAMCACRKLRTILIGCIKTKNLF is encoded by the exons ATGCGAAAGG CAGCTCTCATTGCCTACGAAAAAGCCATGCGTTGTCAGCTGGAGTGCAACTCGCTCGTATTTCTGAAGATGCGTTGCGAAGTGCTGCTCAAGTGCATCAATGCGCTCAATCTAGCGGCATCGGATTATACCTGGATTGTGAAGCCATCAGTTTCCACATATGGCGGTGCTACCAGATTAGAAGAATCGGACACCAAAATCGTGATTGTTGATCTGGTAGATATTCGGAAGGAGTTAATAATAACCCAGACGgtgttggaaattttcaaacagctgGACGACTATAAAGCTGTGCTGAATGTCGATACCAACGAGCTGCTGGTGATTTTAGCTAACGCTAAACTGTATACCACGGCCTTCAAGCTGGCCAACATGTTGGGCAAAAGCCTCACTATGATCTATGAAAGCCTGGCAGCATCCTGCGCTATGTGCGCTTGCAGGAAACTGCGGACAATTTTGATTGGCTGCATAAAAACGAAG AATCTGTTCTAA